A region from the Phycisphaerales bacterium genome encodes:
- a CDS encoding proline dehydrogenase family protein: protein MAIFSRNKSRTAPVAVPAAPVRTAPIAASHAGLDRNLEAQIQTIGRAFLEKARGQKAGMLSTQFWSDSLMEWSMKDPNFKVQLFRFVDAFPMLKTPEQVHDHLVDYLTQPGVTAPAAISLGLKAGGIAKGLFTSTVTRQITGMANKFIAGTDAASALPGLKKLWDHNVAFSVDLLGEACVSESEALAYQAKYLDLVENLTSEVGSWKANPKLESDYLGAIPRVNVSIKISSLYSMTDPINTSGSIRALIDRLEPILVAAQKRGVFINFDMEQFALKDLTLELFMACCEKFDFHAGLAMQAYLRSGPDDARRVIDWAKRAGRQVTVRLVKGAYWDYETIQAEQKGWPVPVWSRKSDTDACFETMAGLFIQNMPRSAGEGGVKLALGSHNVRSIAHSLALLRSLDLPDTALELQMLHGMGDQLKAAAVETGLRLREYVPVGEMLPGMAYLVRRLLENTSNESWLKAGFADNASTEALLANPRSKSTGPDPGIEAFNSLPERHALTPAVDGVGDGRPFFTDPPRDFSQKSVREAFKRAVDAAVVPSVKADRTEEDAERALAAAHAALPRWRATPIRDRANVLCRAAAIMRKRRDELCGIIIREAGKTWREADGDVCEAMDFCEYYARMAVALFEHQRLGRFVGELDQVVYQPRGVAVVISPWNFPLAILTGMTTAAIVTGNPTLIKPAGPTLGIARAFYDIMLEAGCPADVIHFMAGPGRTVGAKLVRDKRVALIAFTGSMEVGLDIVGAAGQVPEGQGHVKKVVCEMGGKNAIIVDASADLDEAVLGVRYSAFGYQGQKCSACSRAIVVDTNYDLFVERLIEATRALKIGNPVDPSVDLGPVIDEPAYKSIMSYIEIGKKEARLGLAMDLPPAEQLVPGRHYVPPHIFVDVPPTARIAREEIFGPVLSVIKVKTFDEALEIANSSHYKLTGGVFSRKPSNLEKARAEFRVGNLYLNRGCTAALVGRQPFGGFGMSGVGTKAGGPDYLLHFVEPRTICENTMRRGFAPEL from the coding sequence ATGGCCATCTTTTCGCGCAACAAGAGTCGCACCGCTCCCGTAGCGGTTCCCGCCGCCCCGGTCCGCACCGCCCCCATCGCCGCCTCGCACGCCGGGCTGGATCGCAATCTCGAAGCCCAGATTCAGACGATCGGCCGCGCTTTTCTGGAAAAAGCTCGCGGCCAGAAAGCGGGGATGCTCAGCACCCAGTTCTGGTCCGACAGTCTCATGGAATGGTCCATGAAGGATCCGAACTTCAAGGTGCAACTGTTCCGCTTCGTTGACGCCTTCCCGATGCTCAAGACGCCCGAGCAGGTGCACGACCACCTCGTGGACTACCTCACCCAGCCCGGCGTCACGGCGCCCGCCGCCATCTCCCTGGGTCTCAAGGCCGGCGGCATCGCCAAGGGCCTGTTCACCTCGACGGTCACCCGGCAGATCACGGGCATGGCCAACAAGTTCATCGCCGGCACCGACGCCGCCTCCGCCCTGCCCGGCCTCAAGAAACTCTGGGATCACAACGTCGCCTTCTCCGTGGACCTGCTCGGCGAGGCGTGCGTTTCCGAGTCCGAAGCGCTCGCGTACCAGGCGAAGTACCTCGACCTCGTTGAGAATCTCACCAGCGAAGTCGGCTCGTGGAAAGCGAATCCCAAACTCGAGTCGGACTACCTCGGCGCCATTCCGCGCGTCAACGTCTCGATCAAGATCTCATCGCTCTACTCGATGACCGACCCGATCAACACGAGCGGCAGCATTCGCGCGCTGATCGACCGGCTTGAACCGATCCTCGTCGCCGCGCAGAAGCGCGGCGTGTTCATCAACTTCGACATGGAGCAGTTCGCGCTCAAAGACCTGACGCTCGAACTGTTCATGGCCTGCTGCGAGAAGTTTGACTTCCACGCGGGACTGGCGATGCAGGCGTATCTGCGGTCGGGCCCCGACGACGCGCGGCGCGTGATCGACTGGGCCAAACGCGCCGGCCGACAGGTCACGGTGCGCCTCGTCAAAGGCGCCTACTGGGACTACGAAACGATCCAGGCCGAACAGAAGGGCTGGCCGGTCCCCGTCTGGTCGCGCAAGAGCGACACAGATGCTTGCTTCGAAACCATGGCTGGCCTGTTCATTCAGAACATGCCGCGCAGTGCCGGCGAAGGCGGCGTCAAGCTCGCGCTTGGTTCGCACAACGTGCGTTCGATCGCCCACAGCCTCGCACTGCTGCGCAGCCTCGACCTGCCGGATACCGCGCTTGAACTGCAGATGCTCCATGGCATGGGCGACCAACTCAAGGCTGCGGCGGTTGAGACGGGTCTGCGCCTGCGCGAGTACGTACCGGTGGGCGAGATGCTCCCCGGCATGGCCTACCTGGTCCGACGCCTGCTCGAAAACACCAGCAATGAATCCTGGCTGAAGGCAGGCTTTGCGGATAACGCTTCAACCGAAGCCCTGCTTGCCAATCCGCGCAGCAAGTCCACCGGCCCCGATCCGGGCATCGAAGCCTTCAACTCGCTGCCCGAGCGGCACGCGCTGACGCCGGCGGTTGACGGCGTCGGCGACGGTCGGCCATTCTTCACCGACCCGCCGCGCGACTTCTCACAGAAATCGGTGCGCGAAGCGTTCAAGCGCGCGGTCGACGCGGCTGTCGTGCCAAGCGTCAAGGCGGACCGGACGGAAGAAGACGCCGAGCGGGCGCTCGCCGCCGCGCACGCCGCCCTGCCGCGCTGGCGCGCGACGCCGATCCGCGATCGGGCCAACGTCCTCTGCCGCGCCGCCGCGATCATGCGCAAGCGCCGCGATGAACTCTGCGGCATCATCATCCGCGAAGCCGGCAAGACCTGGCGCGAAGCCGATGGCGATGTGTGCGAGGCGATGGACTTCTGCGAGTATTACGCCCGCATGGCCGTGGCGCTCTTCGAGCACCAGCGCCTGGGCCGCTTCGTGGGCGAACTCGACCAGGTCGTCTACCAGCCGCGCGGCGTCGCGGTCGTCATCAGCCCGTGGAACTTCCCGCTGGCGATCCTCACTGGCATGACCACGGCCGCGATCGTGACGGGCAATCCGACGCTCATCAAGCCCGCGGGCCCGACGCTGGGCATCGCCCGGGCCTTCTACGACATCATGCTCGAAGCGGGTTGTCCGGCGGATGTCATCCATTTCATGGCCGGACCCGGCCGCACCGTCGGCGCCAAACTCGTGCGTGACAAGCGCGTCGCGCTCATCGCCTTCACCGGTTCGATGGAGGTCGGCCTGGACATCGTCGGCGCCGCCGGCCAGGTGCCCGAGGGCCAGGGCCACGTCAAGAAGGTTGTTTGCGAGATGGGCGGCAAGAACGCCATCATCGTCGACGCCTCGGCCGATCTCGACGAAGCCGTGCTCGGCGTGCGCTACAGCGCCTTCGGCTACCAGGGACAGAAGTGCTCCGCCTGCTCGCGGGCCATCGTCGTTGACACCAACTACGACCTCTTCGTCGAGCGCCTCATCGAGGCAACGCGCGCTTTGAAGATCGGCAACCCGGTCGATCCGAGCGTCGATCTCGGCCCGGTCATTGACGAACCGGCGTACAAGTCGATCATGAGTTACATCGAGATCGGCAAGAAAGAAGCGAGGCTCGGGCTCGCGATGGACCTGCCGCCGGCTGAACAACTCGTGCCGGGCCGGCATTATGTGCCGCCGCACATCTTTGTCGATGTGCCGCCGACGGCCCGCATCGCGCGTGAGGAGATCTTCGGGCCGGTGTTGTCGGTCATCAAGGTCAAGACGTTTGATGAGGCGCTCGAAATTGCCAACTCGTCGCATTACAAACTGACGGGCGGCGTCTTCAGCCGCAAGCCTTCGAATCTCGAGAAGGCGCGGGCCGAATTCCGCGTCGGAAATCTGTACCTGAACCGCGGATGCACGGCGGCGCTGGTCGGCCGCCAGCCGTTCGGCGGCTTCGGCATGTCCGGCGTGGGCACCAAGGCCGGCGGGCCGGACTACCTGCTCCACTTCGTCGAGCCGCGCACCATCTGCGAGAATACGATGCGAAGGGGATTCGCACCGGAGTTGTAA
- a CDS encoding DUF1569 domain-containing protein: MATAAGQVDTKKAQRRPLRFNSLDEVRAEINRLASCEVRSTGNWTPAQAIDHLASIIEGSLDGIPAQAPWFVRMLAPTFRNKALHKGIQPGIKLSGDMLRVMPADDVTLDKAMARINRIFERLDRGEKMLQPSPVFGRMTHEDWCNLHMRHAELHLSFQHPA, from the coding sequence ATGGCCACTGCAGCCGGACAGGTGGACACGAAAAAGGCCCAGCGGCGGCCGCTTCGCTTCAATTCACTCGACGAAGTGAGGGCCGAGATCAATCGGCTCGCGTCATGCGAAGTTCGATCGACGGGCAACTGGACGCCCGCTCAGGCCATCGATCATCTTGCTTCCATCATTGAGGGTTCACTCGACGGCATCCCGGCGCAGGCCCCGTGGTTCGTGCGGATGCTTGCGCCGACGTTTCGCAACAAGGCGTTGCACAAGGGCATTCAGCCCGGCATCAAGCTCAGCGGCGACATGCTCCGCGTCATGCCCGCCGACGACGTGACGCTCGACAAGGCCATGGCCCGGATCAACCGCATCTTTGAGCGGCTGGATCGGGGTGAGAAGATGCTCCAGCCCAGCCCGGTCTTCGGCAGGATGACGCACGAAGACTGGTGTAACCTCCACATGCGCCACGCCGAACTGCACCTGTCGTTCCAGCACCCGGCCTAA
- a CDS encoding SRPBCC family protein — protein sequence MFEFFSDAANLDAITPDSLRFEVRTPRPIEMRHGSQIDYRLKIRGIPIKWRSLISAWEPPHRFVDEQLHGPYRVWRHEHSFRECDGGTLCGDHVVYDMIGGALANALFVRRDLRSIFRYRCQCLRERFGESRD from the coding sequence GTGTTCGAATTCTTCTCCGACGCCGCGAACCTCGATGCCATTACTCCGGACTCGCTGCGGTTCGAAGTGCGCACGCCCCGACCCATCGAGATGCGGCATGGGTCTCAGATTGACTACCGACTAAAGATCCGTGGCATTCCGATCAAGTGGCGCAGCCTCATCAGCGCCTGGGAGCCGCCGCATCGGTTTGTCGATGAGCAGTTGCACGGGCCGTACCGGGTCTGGCGTCACGAGCATTCGTTCCGGGAGTGTGACGGCGGAACATTGTGCGGCGATCACGTCGTCTATGACATGATCGGCGGCGCACTCGCCAACGCCCTGTTCGTCCGGCGCGACCTTCGTTCGATCTTCAGGTACCGATGTCAGTGTCTGCGCGAGAGATTCGGCGAGTCGCGCGATTAG
- a CDS encoding S9 family peptidase, with the protein MTRCRLIVFFLIALALTRGPTGLSQTAQPAAGGGADEPITLELIMSDPDWIGNAPENEYWADDSQSIYYSRKRPGSDERDLLQIDRTGSVLRTVSDEEMPFIDTRGGSYSSDYSWKVYTRGGNLFVKDFADGKVTQLTRTSENISGVEVMHGDKRIMFRRNGNLIVRELLTGIETQPADLRAQDDPDKQKDDKDKQDYLTAQQERLFESIRENKSEREASRERRKQETDADATRLKPWYLGRGIDIRGTDLSPDGRWMLVRTARSGAKSGRGDTMAQFITEDGFVGTRTVREKVGTSEVVGESLLLLDLETHERHDLDLSVLPGITDDPFADLEKAGEGASGDGVGDGDEDEQDGSPEKKKAEPRPVSIRRITWNRDGSAVLMQVFSQDSKDRWIASVDFDTFQLKPQHHLHDPAWISWGFADIGWLADGRTFYYLSEEDGYSHLYTKNLDDAQPQKLTRGNYEVSHVELSRDRNRLFYTANQSHPGVYEAWVLDVASGRPRQLTSLGGVNDWSLSPDETHLLISHSTATRPPELYVQSIEPLGKPKQVTWTVSDRFSSKPWVEPRVVEVPSSEAGRPIYSRLYLPPGRTEARARRPAVIFIHGAGYLQNAHHGWSYYFREFMFHTLLARRGYVVLDMDYRASAGYGRDWRTAIYRQMGTPELVDLRDGVNWLAEHCNVDPQRVGTYGGSYGGFLTLMAMFREPDLFACGAALRPVTDWAHYNHGYTANILDTPAIAPEAYERSSPIEFAQGLKNPLLICHGMQDDNVLMLDTIRLSQRLIELKKENWEVALYPVEPHAFREPTSWLDEYRRIYKLFEENLWPAPQAGGVSSTMHAPAGGR; encoded by the coding sequence ATGACTCGATGCAGGCTGATTGTCTTCTTCCTGATCGCCCTCGCACTGACCCGTGGCCCGACCGGCCTGTCCCAGACGGCGCAGCCCGCCGCCGGCGGAGGCGCCGACGAGCCGATCACGCTCGAACTCATCATGTCGGACCCCGACTGGATCGGCAACGCACCGGAGAACGAATACTGGGCGGACGACAGCCAGAGCATCTACTACTCCCGCAAGCGCCCCGGCAGCGACGAACGCGACCTTCTCCAGATTGACCGCACCGGCAGCGTCCTGCGCACCGTCAGCGACGAGGAGATGCCCTTCATCGACACGCGCGGCGGGTCGTACAGCAGCGACTACTCGTGGAAGGTCTACACGCGCGGCGGCAACCTCTTCGTCAAGGACTTCGCCGACGGCAAGGTGACCCAACTCACGCGCACCAGCGAGAACATCAGCGGCGTCGAGGTGATGCACGGCGACAAGCGCATCATGTTCCGCCGCAACGGTAATCTCATCGTGCGCGAACTGCTGACGGGCATCGAGACCCAGCCCGCCGACTTGCGAGCGCAGGATGATCCCGACAAGCAGAAGGACGACAAGGACAAGCAGGACTACCTGACGGCGCAGCAGGAGCGTCTCTTCGAGAGCATTCGCGAGAACAAGTCGGAGCGCGAGGCGTCGCGTGAGCGGCGCAAACAGGAAACCGACGCCGACGCGACCCGGCTCAAACCGTGGTACCTCGGGCGCGGCATCGACATTCGAGGAACTGACCTCTCGCCCGACGGCCGCTGGATGCTCGTGCGCACGGCCCGGAGCGGCGCCAAATCCGGCCGCGGCGACACCATGGCCCAGTTCATCACCGAAGATGGATTTGTCGGCACTCGAACGGTGCGCGAAAAGGTCGGCACGAGTGAAGTCGTCGGCGAGAGCCTCCTGCTGCTTGATCTCGAAACGCACGAGCGGCATGACCTCGATCTCAGCGTCCTGCCGGGCATCACTGATGATCCGTTTGCCGATCTCGAGAAGGCAGGCGAGGGCGCAAGCGGGGACGGAGTCGGCGACGGCGACGAAGACGAGCAGGACGGATCGCCCGAGAAAAAAAAGGCGGAGCCGCGCCCCGTCTCGATCCGGCGCATCACGTGGAACAGGGACGGCAGCGCCGTGCTCATGCAGGTCTTCTCGCAGGACAGCAAGGACCGCTGGATCGCGTCGGTGGATTTCGACACGTTCCAACTCAAGCCGCAGCACCACCTGCACGATCCGGCGTGGATCAGTTGGGGCTTTGCCGACATAGGCTGGCTCGCGGATGGCCGCACGTTCTACTACCTGAGCGAAGAGGACGGCTATTCGCACCTCTACACCAAGAACCTCGACGACGCGCAGCCGCAGAAACTGACGCGCGGCAACTATGAAGTGTCACACGTGGAACTCAGCCGTGATCGCAACCGGCTGTTCTACACCGCCAACCAGTCCCACCCGGGCGTGTACGAAGCGTGGGTGCTCGACGTGGCGTCGGGGCGGCCCCGGCAACTCACGAGCCTGGGCGGCGTGAATGACTGGTCGCTTTCGCCCGACGAGACACACCTGCTCATCTCGCATTCGACAGCCACGCGGCCACCGGAGCTGTATGTGCAGTCGATCGAGCCGCTGGGCAAGCCCAAGCAAGTGACGTGGACGGTGAGCGATCGCTTCAGTTCCAAGCCGTGGGTCGAGCCGCGCGTGGTGGAAGTGCCGTCGAGCGAGGCGGGCCGGCCGATCTACTCGCGCCTGTACCTGCCGCCAGGCCGCACGGAGGCCCGCGCCAGGCGGCCGGCGGTCATCTTCATCCATGGCGCCGGCTACCTGCAGAACGCGCACCACGGCTGGTCGTACTACTTCCGCGAGTTCATGTTCCACACCTTGCTCGCCCGGCGCGGCTACGTCGTGCTCGACATGGATTACCGCGCCAGCGCCGGCTACGGCCGCGACTGGCGCACCGCGATCTACCGCCAGATGGGCACGCCCGAACTGGTCGATCTGCGCGACGGCGTCAACTGGCTCGCGGAGCACTGCAACGTCGATCCGCAGCGCGTGGGCACGTACGGCGGCTCGTACGGCGGGTTCCTCACGCTTATGGCCATGTTCCGTGAACCCGACCTCTTCGCCTGCGGCGCGGCGCTGCGCCCCGTCACCGACTGGGCCCACTACAACCACGGCTACACCGCCAACATCCTCGACACGCCCGCGATCGCGCCCGAGGCCTACGAACGAAGTTCGCCCATCGAGTTCGCCCAGGGCCTCAAGAACCCCCTGCTCATCTGCCACGGCATGCAGGATGACAACGTCCTGATGCTCGACACCATCCGCCTCTCGCAGCGCCTCATTGAACTGAAAAAGGAGAACTGGGAGGTCGCGTTGTATCCGGTCGAGCCGCACGCCTTCCGCGAACCCACCTCGTGGCTGGACGAATACCGGCGGATCTACAAACTGTTCGAGGAGAACCTCTGGCCGGCGCCGCAAGCGGGCGGTGTGTCGTCTACGATGCACGCTCCCGCGGGCGGCCGCTGA
- a CDS encoding pyridoxal phosphate-dependent aminotransferase: MTGIAEPMSAFRQLPFMGVIRVNEEAMKIGYRMGDPNWSNLGQGQPEIGVLEGAPPRYDNLTIDLNDHGYGPVEGLPELRQAVADHYNRLYRAGKSSQYTMENVAIAAGGRLALSRCGATMADIRLGYFTPDYTAYEDLLTTFDHLDPEWIELTADTAFRIDPGELEARVERDGVGALLISNPCNPTGVVIHGEDLDAWVQMSRRRNCTLLMDEFYSHYVYGSAFDCPVSSAAYIEDVNEDPVVIFDGLTKCFRYPGWRVGWVLAPRGVIRSLTAAGSFLDGGPCRPIQRAAIEVLKPQRADQETQAVRREFTIKQRLTIDSLTKLGIEFPGKPEGTFYAWGSVQNLPAPLSDGIGFMREAFKHRVLTVPGEYFDVNPHRRRTGRSPLSGFVRFSFGPPRANLQAGLDRLGEMLSKR; this comes from the coding sequence ATGACCGGCATTGCAGAACCAATGAGCGCCTTTCGGCAACTGCCCTTCATGGGCGTCATTCGCGTGAACGAAGAAGCCATGAAGATCGGCTATCGCATGGGCGATCCGAACTGGTCGAACCTCGGTCAGGGCCAGCCGGAGATCGGGGTTCTCGAAGGCGCGCCGCCCCGTTACGACAACCTCACGATCGATCTGAACGACCACGGTTACGGCCCGGTCGAGGGCTTGCCCGAGCTGCGCCAGGCCGTCGCCGATCACTACAACCGCCTCTATCGCGCCGGCAAATCGTCGCAGTACACGATGGAAAACGTCGCGATCGCCGCCGGCGGCCGCCTCGCGCTGTCGCGCTGCGGCGCCACCATGGCCGACATCCGCCTGGGCTACTTCACGCCCGATTACACCGCCTACGAAGACCTCCTCACCACCTTCGACCATCTCGATCCGGAGTGGATCGAACTGACGGCGGACACCGCGTTCCGCATCGACCCAGGCGAACTTGAGGCCCGCGTCGAGCGCGACGGCGTGGGCGCGCTGCTCATCAGCAACCCGTGCAATCCGACGGGCGTGGTGATTCACGGCGAAGATCTCGACGCCTGGGTACAGATGTCCCGCCGGCGCAACTGCACGCTGCTCATGGATGAGTTCTACTCGCACTACGTCTACGGCAGCGCGTTTGACTGCCCCGTGAGCAGCGCCGCGTACATCGAAGACGTGAACGAAGACCCCGTCGTCATCTTCGACGGCTTGACAAAGTGCTTCCGATATCCGGGCTGGCGCGTCGGCTGGGTGCTGGCGCCGCGCGGCGTAATCCGTTCGCTCACCGCAGCCGGAAGTTTTCTCGATGGTGGACCGTGCCGGCCGATCCAGCGGGCCGCGATCGAGGTGCTCAAGCCGCAGCGAGCCGATCAGGAGACGCAGGCCGTTCGCAGGGAATTCACGATCAAGCAGCGCCTCACGATCGACAGCCTTACGAAACTCGGCATCGAATTCCCCGGCAAACCCGAAGGGACGTTTTACGCCTGGGGCAGCGTGCAGAACCTGCCCGCGCCGCTGAGCGATGGAATCGGTTTCATGCGCGAAGCGTTCAAGCACCGCGTGCTCACGGTGCCGGGCGAGTATTTCGACGTGAACCCCCACCGCCGCCGCACGGGCCGCTCGCCGCTGTCGGGCTTCGTGCGATTCTCGTTCGGCCCGCCGCGCGCGAATCTTCAGGCCGGACTGGACCGCCTTGGCGAGATGCTGTCGAAACGCTGA
- a CDS encoding sigma-70 family RNA polymerase sigma factor, whose amino-acid sequence MPDPQTTRTTKPVEVKAPAPEAGDAAEAAARVLPAIYDELRALAASYMSRRRPDQTLQPTALVHEAYMRLAEGHKVDVKSRTHFFAMAAQAMRWVLADHARQRCADKRGGAWRRVTLNESLTPDKANAELDTTTLLDVLDALSKKDARAARIVELRFLAGLSIAETAQAMELSEGTIKNEWRWVRAWLIEQLAQERTT is encoded by the coding sequence ATGCCCGATCCGCAGACGACTCGAACGACCAAGCCCGTTGAAGTCAAGGCGCCCGCTCCAGAGGCGGGTGATGCCGCTGAGGCGGCAGCGCGCGTGCTGCCGGCCATTTACGATGAACTCCGCGCGCTCGCCGCGAGCTACATGTCCCGCCGGCGGCCGGACCAGACGCTGCAACCGACCGCTCTGGTGCACGAGGCATACATGCGCCTGGCCGAGGGCCACAAGGTGGATGTCAAGAGCCGCACGCATTTCTTCGCCATGGCCGCCCAGGCGATGCGCTGGGTCCTCGCCGATCACGCCCGGCAGCGCTGCGCCGACAAGCGCGGCGGCGCCTGGCGCCGGGTCACGCTCAACGAGTCGCTCACGCCGGACAAGGCGAACGCCGAACTTGACACCACGACGCTGCTGGATGTGCTCGATGCGCTCTCGAAGAAGGATGCTCGCGCCGCACGCATCGTCGAGTTGCGCTTCCTCGCCGGGTTGAGCATCGCCGAAACGGCGCAGGCGATGGAACTTTCCGAAGGCACGATCAAGAACGAGTGGCGCTGGGTGCGAGCGTGGCTCATCGAGCAACTCGCGCAGGAGCGGACTACGTGA
- a CDS encoding serine/threonine protein kinase, translating to MNDGAGYDRAKELFLAAYELPAAQRASLLDRECAGDAQLRARVENLLALDSAATDVGGTSGYEGPSAFERPLPERIGPYRVTGVIGEGGMGTVYEAVQRRPERRVALKVIRGVLATTQAMRRFEREVELLGRLRHPQMAQIYDAGVHHEEGLPSRPLPYFALELVNGKPITDYAAEKDLTIEQRLRLIIRLCDAVGYAHRKGVIHLDLKPGNILVDYAGHPKILDFGIARATEQEPSEGADPDRPRVVMGTVPYMSPEQIRGEPNEIDTRSDIYALGAVCYELLAGSTPHGTEHSSPGEAVDRVLQCDPMPINQVASRYIPRDLERIVLKALRRSREDRYQTTQELAHDLERYLAGLPVSVTPHTAWYVTRLFAARHRLVVAAASLAAVLLLALSARLAALSVSARDVQAQRDAMRSMIEAMILDPLPPERPQSQLDRLTAWRDQAAGVLEPDDPVIALLNVSIGRAMLFSGQEATARVVLESAGNNVLTLLGWNDPRSKAAAAIIADCLDRLGEADEAKWWRERAGSPPPDANPPG from the coding sequence GTGAACGATGGGGCCGGGTACGATCGCGCCAAGGAACTCTTCCTCGCGGCGTACGAACTTCCCGCCGCTCAGCGAGCTTCGCTTCTCGACCGCGAGTGCGCAGGCGATGCCCAGTTGCGGGCCCGCGTCGAGAACCTGCTGGCTCTCGATTCTGCGGCAACGGATGTCGGCGGAACGAGCGGATACGAGGGACCGAGCGCCTTCGAGCGGCCGCTGCCCGAGCGCATCGGGCCGTATCGCGTGACCGGCGTGATCGGTGAGGGCGGCATGGGAACGGTCTATGAGGCGGTGCAGCGCCGGCCGGAGCGGCGCGTCGCACTCAAGGTCATTCGAGGCGTACTTGCAACCACCCAGGCGATGCGGCGCTTCGAGCGGGAGGTCGAGCTGCTCGGGCGGCTCCGCCATCCGCAGATGGCCCAGATCTACGACGCCGGCGTGCATCACGAGGAAGGACTGCCGAGCCGGCCGCTGCCGTACTTTGCGCTTGAACTCGTCAACGGCAAGCCGATCACGGATTACGCCGCCGAAAAGGACCTCACGATCGAACAGCGCCTGCGGCTGATCATCCGCCTGTGCGATGCCGTGGGCTACGCGCACCGCAAGGGTGTGATTCACCTCGACCTCAAGCCCGGCAACATCCTCGTCGATTACGCCGGACACCCGAAGATTCTCGACTTTGGCATCGCGCGCGCGACGGAGCAGGAGCCTTCCGAAGGCGCCGACCCGGATCGGCCGCGGGTGGTCATGGGCACCGTGCCCTACATGAGCCCCGAACAGATTCGCGGCGAGCCCAACGAGATCGACACGCGCTCGGACATCTACGCGCTCGGGGCGGTCTGCTACGAACTGCTCGCCGGCTCCACGCCGCACGGCACCGAGCACTCTTCGCCCGGCGAGGCGGTGGATCGCGTGCTTCAGTGCGATCCCATGCCAATCAACCAGGTCGCTTCGCGATACATCCCGCGCGACCTGGAGCGCATCGTTCTCAAGGCGCTCCGCCGCTCGCGCGAGGATCGCTATCAGACGACGCAGGAACTGGCGCACGACCTCGAACGCTACCTGGCCGGCCTGCCCGTGTCCGTCACGCCCCACACGGCGTGGTATGTCACGCGGCTGTTCGCGGCGCGGCACCGGTTGGTTGTGGCCGCCGCCTCGCTGGCGGCTGTGCTGCTGCTGGCGCTGAGCGCACGACTGGCCGCGCTGAGCGTGTCAGCGCGCGACGTTCAAGCCCAGCGCGATGCGATGCGATCCATGATCGAGGCGATGATTCTCGATCCGCTCCCACCCGAGCGACCGCAGAGCCAACTCGACCGCCTCACGGCATGGCGCGATCAGGCGGCGGGGGTGCTCGAACCGGACGACCCGGTCATTGCGCTGCTCAACGTTTCGATCGGCCGGGCGATGCTGTTCTCAGGACAGGAAGCGACGGCGCGAGTCGTGCTCGAGTCGGCGGGAAACAACGTCCTGACGCTGCTGGGCTGGAACGATCCGAGATCAAAGGCCGCGGCGGCGATCATTGCCGACTGCCTCGATCGCCTCGGCGAAGCCGACGAAGCTAAGTGGTGGCGGGAAAGGGCCGGGTCGCCGCCACCCGACGCGAACCCGCCCGGCTAA
- a CDS encoding nuclear transport factor 2 family protein, whose product MFAAAVLSLSLSMTADLPASGVVADSFTTVYVVRHAEKSAGDGRERDPGLSAAGTARSEALARTLADAPIAAAFATEFRRTQQTIEPTAKSHSIDVTIAAARDPAALAARIGSEFRGRSVLVAGHSNTVPALLGALGVADPPALTESDYDDLFVVTLRDEAPPLMVHLHYGALDPSEALRDQLADEAAALLDAFHDAAAKADEERYFACFAEDGLFLGTDATERWTLAEFKAFALPHFQGESAWVYAPRSRIVNVSDDLACAWFDEQLESEKYGLCRGTGVLRRLGGQWRIVQYHLTMPIPNELAAETARRIRSHTGGGK is encoded by the coding sequence ATGTTCGCCGCCGCTGTGCTGAGTCTGTCTTTGTCCATGACGGCCGACCTCCCCGCCTCGGGTGTCGTCGCTGATTCGTTTACCACGGTCTACGTCGTGCGCCACGCCGAGAAGAGCGCCGGCGACGGGCGCGAACGTGATCCCGGTCTCTCCGCAGCCGGCACAGCGCGGAGCGAAGCGCTCGCCCGGACTCTGGCGGATGCGCCGATCGCCGCAGCGTTCGCCACCGAATTCCGCCGCACGCAGCAGACCATCGAACCGACGGCAAAGAGCCACTCCATCGACGTCACCATCGCCGCAGCGCGCGACCCGGCGGCGCTGGCGGCGCGGATCGGCAGCGAATTTCGCGGCCGCAGCGTGCTTGTGGCCGGCCATTCGAACACGGTCCCCGCGCTGCTGGGCGCGCTGGGTGTGGCTGATCCTCCGGCGCTGACTGAGTCGGACTACGACGATCTGTTCGTGGTCACCTTGCGCGACGAAGCGCCGCCGCTGATGGTGCACTTGCACTACGGCGCATTGGACCCAAGCGAAGCGCTCCGCGATCAACTGGCTGACGAAGCCGCCGCATTGCTCGACGCCTTTCACGACGCCGCGGCAAAGGCGGATGAAGAGCGGTACTTCGCCTGCTTCGCAGAGGACGGCTTGTTTCTGGGTACGGATGCGACCGAGCGCTGGACGCTGGCGGAGTTCAAAGCCTTCGCCCTGCCGCACTTTCAAGGCGAGTCCGCGTGGGTGTATGCGCCGCGCAGCAGGATCGTGAACGTCTCAGATGACCTCGCCTGCGCGTGGTTTGACGAGCAATTGGAGAGCGAAAAGTACGGCCTTTGCCGGGGCACGGGCGTGCTGCGCCGGCTGGGCGGCCAGTGGCGCATCGTGCAATACCACCTGACGATGCCGATACCCAACGAACTCGCTGCGGAAACCGCAAGGCGCATCCGATCGCACACGGGCGGCGGCAAGTAG